Proteins from a single region of Gemmatimonadaceae bacterium:
- a CDS encoding ADOP family duplicated permease — protein sequence MPTPVWRRYLRFWRPDVRADIDDELRFHLSERVEELTLAGASPDDARRQAIAELGDLKSVAAALREIDERVQRSRGSTEWLDRIVRDVRYALRGFRRTPVVTATIVITLALGVGANVAVLSLADRLFVRPPDGITRAAELRRIYTRSTWTAGGVPAIKSEIGYPQFGVVAASMSANARVTAYTPPDSVVVGRGDDRSVVLGSYVDASFFPVLGVAIERGRSFAPNEVRFGSRTLVAVISDGYWRNHFGGDNDIVGREAWFDRQRYTIIGVAGGGFRGADLNATDVWLPISNVPDDFPQNPWYVSWRRSPAVRVVARLSSGTPDAALAAAATAAFRHGELENAPEHPDTATVLIGPILESLGPSIRPKTEVAIVSRLLGVALVLLLVACANVANLLLARAVSRRREVAVRLALGVSRARLIMQLLVESVTLSLMAGVIAATVGLWSGSALTRLILPDRQLAGGALDWRTASATFVVSILTGVVAGIAPALHARRSDLARALKAGARDRAVAASRLRPAFVVAQTALSLVLIVGAGLFAKSLRDVKGIDVGYDVDRLAFGTVFFVNDMTNSIDYFNESHRAEKAAGLQTALDQMARAPGVESVALTTHPPLGGYAGLRLFTDSGAVPLVNDREGTAIAATSSFYATSGLELRRGRWFGDADDAGSEPVVVVSETAARAYWPGREALGQCLRFIKPTNPCTRVIGVTKDSHLNRLIEGAAAEAFLLVSQQTGFFGRPAYLLVRAAPGQVAQVTMKLRSVLRTVFPTAEPPYVRTVSSLVEPELRPWRLGAALFAVFGGLALLVAAIGVYSAMAYSVNERIGELGIRAALGASGANILRLIVGDAARMVGAGIVCGLAMSLAAGRLVSTLLYATSPRDPLVLGVGAGVLALLAIGSSAVPAWRAARADPMSALRAD from the coding sequence ATGCCGACTCCCGTATGGCGGCGGTATCTCCGGTTCTGGCGCCCAGACGTCCGCGCCGACATCGACGACGAATTGCGCTTTCATCTCAGCGAGCGCGTCGAGGAATTGACCCTGGCCGGTGCGTCGCCGGATGACGCCAGGCGGCAAGCGATCGCCGAATTGGGTGATTTGAAATCGGTCGCCGCCGCGCTGCGCGAGATCGACGAGCGCGTTCAACGGTCGCGAGGCTCTACGGAGTGGCTCGACCGCATCGTCCGCGACGTGCGTTACGCGCTGCGCGGGTTTCGCCGTACGCCGGTGGTGACCGCGACGATCGTGATCACCCTCGCGCTTGGCGTCGGGGCGAACGTCGCCGTCTTGTCGCTCGCCGACCGATTGTTCGTTCGTCCGCCGGACGGAATCACTCGGGCCGCCGAGCTCCGCCGCATCTACACACGATCGACCTGGACGGCGGGCGGCGTCCCCGCGATCAAGTCGGAGATCGGCTATCCACAGTTCGGCGTCGTCGCGGCGTCGATGAGCGCGAACGCGCGGGTCACGGCGTACACACCGCCGGACTCGGTGGTCGTCGGTCGAGGGGACGATCGCTCGGTCGTCTTGGGCTCCTACGTCGACGCATCGTTCTTCCCGGTACTCGGTGTCGCGATCGAGCGCGGGCGATCATTCGCGCCGAACGAAGTCAGATTCGGCAGCCGGACGCTCGTAGCCGTGATCAGCGACGGTTACTGGAGGAATCACTTCGGCGGCGACAACGACATCGTCGGGCGCGAAGCGTGGTTCGATCGACAGCGCTACACGATCATCGGCGTCGCCGGCGGCGGGTTTCGCGGAGCGGATTTGAACGCGACGGACGTTTGGCTTCCGATCTCCAACGTCCCTGACGATTTCCCACAGAATCCGTGGTACGTGAGTTGGCGTCGTTCGCCAGCTGTGCGCGTCGTTGCTCGACTGTCGTCCGGCACACCGGATGCGGCGCTCGCCGCGGCCGCCACCGCTGCGTTCCGCCACGGCGAGTTGGAGAACGCGCCGGAACATCCGGACACGGCCACTGTGCTCATCGGGCCGATTCTCGAGTCACTCGGTCCGAGCATTCGGCCCAAGACCGAAGTCGCGATCGTTTCCCGATTGCTCGGCGTCGCACTCGTGCTGTTGCTCGTCGCGTGCGCGAACGTCGCGAATCTGTTGCTCGCTCGAGCCGTGTCGCGTCGGCGCGAGGTGGCTGTGCGACTTGCTCTCGGCGTGTCGCGCGCGCGATTGATCATGCAACTGCTCGTCGAGAGCGTGACGCTGTCGCTCATGGCTGGGGTGATCGCCGCGACCGTCGGCTTGTGGAGCGGATCGGCGCTGACGCGTCTCATCCTTCCCGATCGACAGCTTGCCGGCGGCGCGCTCGATTGGCGAACCGCGAGCGCCACCTTCGTCGTCTCGATACTCACCGGAGTCGTCGCCGGGATTGCCCCGGCGCTGCACGCGCGGAGGTCGGATCTCGCGCGTGCGCTCAAGGCGGGCGCGCGCGACCGGGCGGTGGCCGCCTCGCGACTTCGCCCCGCGTTCGTCGTCGCGCAGACGGCGCTGTCGCTCGTGCTGATCGTCGGCGCCGGGCTGTTCGCGAAGAGCCTGCGAGACGTGAAGGGAATCGACGTCGGCTACGACGTCGACCGCCTCGCCTTCGGGACCGTGTTCTTCGTCAACGACATGACGAACTCCATCGACTACTTCAACGAGAGCCATCGCGCAGAGAAAGCCGCCGGTTTGCAAACCGCCCTCGACCAGATGGCGCGCGCACCAGGAGTGGAGAGCGTGGCGCTGACGACGCACCCGCCCCTCGGCGGATACGCCGGGCTCAGGCTGTTCACGGACTCGGGCGCGGTTCCACTCGTCAACGACCGCGAGGGAACCGCGATCGCGGCCACATCGTCTTTTTACGCGACGAGTGGTCTCGAGTTGAGACGCGGCCGATGGTTCGGCGACGCCGACGACGCCGGTTCGGAACCAGTTGTCGTGGTGAGTGAGACGGCGGCGAGAGCCTACTGGCCCGGACGAGAGGCGCTCGGGCAATGCCTGCGCTTCATCAAGCCGACGAATCCGTGCACGCGGGTCATCGGCGTCACGAAGGACTCGCATCTCAACAGGCTCATCGAAGGCGCCGCCGCCGAAGCGTTCTTGCTCGTGTCGCAGCAAACGGGCTTCTTCGGACGGCCGGCGTACCTGTTGGTCCGCGCGGCTCCCGGCCAGGTCGCGCAAGTGACGATGAAGCTGCGATCGGTACTCCGAACGGTTTTTCCGACGGCGGAGCCGCCGTACGTGCGGACTGTCTCGTCGCTGGTCGAGCCGGAGTTGCGGCCGTGGCGCCTCGGTGCGGCGCTGTTCGCCGTCTTCGGCGGCCTGGCATTGCTGGTCGCGGCGATCGGCGTGTACAGCGCGATGGCCTATTCCGTCAACGAGCGCATCGGCGAGCTCGGGATCCGGGCCGCGCTCGGCGCGTCGGGAGCGAACATCCTCCGATTGATCGTCGGCGACGCGGCGCGGATGGTCGGAGCTGGAATCGTTTGTGGTTTGGCGATGTCGCTCGCGGCAGGCCGACTTGTGTCGACGCTGCTCTACGCGACTTCGCCCCGCGACCCGCTCGTGCTCGGCGTTGGGGCCGGCGTGTTGGCGCTCCTCGCGATTGGCTCGAGCGCTGTCCCCGCCTGGCGCGCGGCTCGCGCCGACCCGATGTCGGCGCTGAGGGCGGACTGA
- the rpsL gene encoding 30S ribosomal protein S12, which yields MPTINQLVRRSRGDVSKKEKSPALKSNPFRRGVCTRVYTTTPKKPNSALRKVAKVRLTNGFEVIAYIPGEGHNLQEHSIVLVRGGRVKDLPGVRYHIVRGSLDASGVNGRNQSRSKYGTKKPKGGGKK from the coding sequence ATGCCGACGATCAATCAGCTAGTTCGCCGTAGCCGAGGCGACGTCTCGAAGAAAGAGAAGTCGCCCGCGCTCAAGTCCAATCCGTTCCGTCGTGGCGTGTGCACGCGCGTGTACACGACGACGCCCAAGAAGCCGAACTCCGCGCTCCGCAAAGTCGCCAAGGTTCGCCTGACGAACGGCTTCGAAGTCATCGCCTACATCCCCGGCGAAGGCCACAACCTGCAAGAGCATTCGATCGTGCTCGTGCGCGGCGGCCGCGTGAAGGATCTGCCGGGCGTGCGCTATCACATCGTGCGCGGTTCGCTCGACGCGTCCGGCGTGAACGGCCGCAACCAGAGCCGCTCGAAGTACGGCACCAAGAAGCCCAAGGGCGGAGGTAAGAAGTGA
- a CDS encoding glycosyltransferase, with translation MKIVHLLAPARIGGLERVVQGLAIGQSKRNDDVTVLAVGEEPMAADHPFRVPLDLAGVKISEVVVPPRRYRLERQTISNLLRELAPDVVHSHGSRTDVVDAEAIRGLGIPTVSTLHGWTRGSLKNRFYEYVHRRSLRRFDAVIAVSEPIASQLTSDGVPGDRVYMIRNGFSAVAEPAPRDDARRLLDLPPDARVVGWVGRLSREKGIDVLVEAMGLIRDDDIVACVLGDGAEREREQQHADRVGARILWKGMVPMASRLVKAFDVFVQSSRTEGTPIALLEAIAAEAPVVATRVGGVPDVVSGSEAILVPSENPAALADAIRRVFAKPDAAAERVRRAKLRLSSEFNAETWLDRHQEIYARAAAQRRRAASAP, from the coding sequence ATGAAGATCGTCCATTTGCTCGCGCCCGCCCGCATCGGTGGTCTCGAGCGCGTCGTGCAAGGCCTCGCCATCGGGCAGTCGAAACGCAACGACGACGTCACGGTGCTCGCCGTCGGTGAGGAGCCGATGGCCGCCGACCATCCGTTCCGCGTTCCGCTCGATCTCGCCGGAGTGAAGATCAGCGAAGTCGTCGTGCCCCCGCGGCGCTATCGCCTCGAGCGACAGACAATATCGAATCTCCTTCGCGAGCTCGCGCCCGACGTCGTACACAGCCACGGCAGCCGCACCGACGTCGTGGATGCCGAGGCGATCCGCGGACTCGGCATTCCGACCGTTTCGACGCTCCACGGCTGGACGCGCGGTTCGCTCAAGAATCGCTTCTATGAATACGTGCACCGAAGGAGCCTACGCCGGTTCGACGCGGTGATCGCCGTCTCCGAGCCGATCGCCAGTCAGCTCACGTCGGACGGGGTCCCCGGCGACCGCGTGTACATGATTCGCAACGGGTTTTCGGCCGTCGCCGAACCGGCGCCACGCGACGACGCGCGCCGGCTGCTCGATCTGCCGCCGGATGCCCGCGTCGTCGGGTGGGTCGGCCGCCTCTCGCGCGAGAAGGGCATCGACGTCCTCGTTGAGGCGATGGGTCTCATTCGAGACGACGACATCGTCGCGTGTGTTCTGGGCGACGGCGCCGAGCGCGAGCGCGAGCAGCAGCACGCCGATCGCGTCGGTGCGCGAATCCTATGGAAGGGGATGGTTCCGATGGCGAGCCGCCTGGTCAAAGCATTCGACGTCTTCGTGCAGAGCTCGCGCACCGAAGGCACGCCGATCGCTCTCCTGGAGGCGATCGCCGCGGAGGCACCGGTCGTCGCGACCCGCGTCGGGGGCGTGCCCGACGTGGTGTCGGGCAGCGAGGCGATCCTCGTTCCGTCGGAGAATCCGGCCGCCCTTGCCGACGCGATTCGCAGAGTGTTCGCGAAGCCCGACGCCGCGGCCGAGCGCGTGCGGCGCGCGAAGCTGCGCCTGTCGAGCGAATTCAATGCCGAGACATGGCTCGACCGCCACCAGGAGATCTACGCGCGCGCCGCGGCCCAGCGCCGTCGCGCCGCCTCAGCTCCGTGA
- the rpsG gene encoding 30S ribosomal protein S7, translating to MSRRKGSVKRPVLADARYDSQTVSKFINAMMLQGKKSTAERIFYGAMDLVEARTSQPGVNIFKQALSNIKPVVEVKSRRVGGATYQVPVEVRPERRTALAMRWLISFSRDRNEKSMPEKLAAEIIAASKGEGNAIKKKEDTHRMADANKAFAHYRW from the coding sequence GTGAGCCGTCGCAAAGGATCAGTGAAGCGTCCGGTGCTCGCCGACGCTCGCTACGACAGCCAGACCGTTTCGAAGTTCATCAACGCGATGATGCTGCAGGGCAAAAAGTCGACGGCCGAACGCATCTTCTACGGCGCGATGGACCTCGTTGAAGCGCGCACGAGCCAGCCCGGCGTGAACATTTTCAAGCAGGCGCTGTCGAACATCAAGCCGGTCGTCGAAGTGAAGAGCCGCCGCGTCGGCGGCGCGACGTACCAAGTGCCGGTGGAAGTGCGCCCCGAGCGACGCACCGCGCTCGCCATGCGGTGGCTCATCTCGTTCTCGCGCGACCGCAACGAGAAGTCGATGCCCGAAAAGCTCGCCGCCGAGATCATCGCCGCCTCGAAGGGCGAAGGCAACGCGATCAAGAAGAAGGAAGACACGCATCGCATGGCCGATGCGAACAAGGCCTTCGCGCACTATCGCTGGTAG
- a CDS encoding 1-acyl-sn-glycerol-3-phosphate acyltransferase has protein sequence MTNVQPPARLDRRAVRERLLNDPAVAHAVREHAAAANVSETAAWSIVSGYVDEIVPFFGGAGFHRLGYHAAGRLLGLFYKVTLEHETGEPLARDAVAVYLINHRSNADYVLVSYALAGRVALSYAVGEWARAFPLEHIFKAFGSYFVRRRYREPLYHAVLERYVQLAARDGVTQGIFLEGGLTRDGTLKPPKIGLLDYVLGLARDPSFRSRINVVPVAVNYDRVLEDRSLLRELASSEGRERPGRIAQMGEVSRYVTWNVTRLALRRWQRYGRAAVTIGRPMPLEPWFAANPDLFDLPKVERRARVQSLCDTVMSRIGELIPVTPVPLACAAIQSLDRDFLPRAALLDRMADLRDVLLELNARVIRHDRDIAETFDRAWRMLKMRRVLAETNDGFAVLPRGRELISYYANSIAHLLGPFTAAVRARDALPLVHSLNT, from the coding sequence GTGACGAACGTCCAGCCGCCGGCGCGGTTGGATCGGCGCGCGGTGAGAGAACGTTTGCTGAACGACCCCGCAGTGGCGCACGCCGTGCGCGAGCACGCTGCCGCGGCGAACGTTTCCGAGACGGCGGCGTGGTCGATCGTCTCGGGCTATGTCGACGAGATCGTTCCGTTCTTCGGTGGCGCCGGGTTTCACCGCCTGGGATACCACGCGGCCGGACGCCTGCTCGGCCTCTTCTACAAGGTCACGCTCGAGCACGAGACCGGCGAGCCGCTCGCCCGCGACGCCGTCGCGGTCTACCTGATCAATCACCGGTCGAACGCCGACTACGTGCTCGTCAGCTACGCGCTTGCCGGGCGCGTGGCGCTCTCGTATGCGGTCGGCGAATGGGCTCGCGCATTTCCGCTCGAGCACATCTTCAAGGCATTCGGCTCGTACTTCGTGCGGCGGCGATACCGCGAACCGCTCTACCACGCGGTCCTCGAGCGCTACGTGCAGCTCGCCGCGCGTGACGGCGTGACGCAAGGGATCTTTCTCGAGGGCGGCCTGACGCGCGACGGGACGCTCAAGCCGCCCAAGATCGGACTCCTCGACTATGTCCTCGGCCTCGCGCGCGATCCGTCGTTCCGTTCGCGAATCAACGTCGTGCCCGTCGCCGTCAACTACGATCGTGTGCTCGAGGATCGCTCGCTGCTGCGTGAGTTGGCGTCGTCGGAAGGGCGAGAGCGCCCGGGCCGAATCGCGCAGATGGGCGAGGTGTCGCGCTACGTGACGTGGAACGTGACGCGTCTCGCGCTTCGCCGATGGCAGCGCTACGGGCGGGCCGCGGTCACCATCGGCCGTCCGATGCCGCTCGAGCCGTGGTTCGCGGCCAATCCGGATCTCTTCGACTTGCCGAAGGTCGAACGCCGCGCTCGCGTCCAGTCCCTCTGCGACACCGTCATGTCGCGCATCGGCGAGTTGATTCCGGTGACGCCGGTGCCGCTTGCCTGCGCGGCCATCCAGAGTCTCGATCGCGACTTTCTGCCGAGGGCCGCGCTCCTCGACCGAATGGCCGACCTGCGCGACGTGCTGCTCGAGCTGAACGCGCGGGTCATCCGCCACGACCGCGACATCGCGGAAACGTTCGACCGCGCGTGGCGAATGCTGAAAATGCGCCGCGTCCTCGCCGAGACGAACGACGGCTTCGCGGTGCTGCCGCGGGGCCGGGAGCTGATCAGCTACTACGCGAACAGCATCGCCCACCTGCTGGGTCCGTTCACGGCCGCGGTGCGGGCGCGCGACGCGCTGCCCCTGGTTCATTCCCTCAACACTTGA
- a CDS encoding RagB/SusD family nutrient uptake outer membrane protein, producing the protein MNRRQISTTLVVGFVGLASGCRDYLNVNTNPNAPESVSANLYLAPMEHWMVTAPQFDGRFIGRYTQEWFLANGQTAISTWDRMGYDPASDNGAEQWRDVYWSLGQNLVDMINKAEAEQRWDLAGAGYFMKAWGWLVLTDMHGEIIVKEAIDPTRSAFDYDTQEYAYSEVLRLLGVAIKDLQRTDGAVDQAYFAKTDHLYNGDRTKWLKMAYGLQGIALNHFSNKGTYKPADVIASINSSFASNADDALYPYPAVDPGGNDYNFWGPRRGNINSYRQTQFVVNLMNGTDFGALDPRMSRMLAPSPDGQFRGVDPTVPGYGALTTTQQPNNFFGLPGSAGAAGQNSRYIFDDRSKFPFMTYSQLQFVKAEAAYRSGDKATALAAYTQAVSSHIDFVNSRNSEINSATASPIGAAEKAAFLADPRIIPSAAQLTLTQIMSQKYIAQWAWGHNELWMDMRRYHYTDVDPASNTQVYPGFAPPTSTLLYVDNGGKIAQRIRPRYNSEYVWNIPALSAIGGLALDYHTKPVWITQP; encoded by the coding sequence ATGAATAGACGACAAATATCGACTACGCTCGTCGTGGGCTTCGTCGGCCTCGCGAGCGGGTGTCGGGATTATCTCAACGTCAACACGAACCCGAACGCTCCCGAGTCCGTGTCGGCGAATCTCTACCTGGCGCCGATGGAGCACTGGATGGTGACGGCGCCGCAGTTCGATGGCCGCTTCATCGGCCGATATACCCAGGAATGGTTCCTGGCGAACGGGCAGACGGCAATCAGCACGTGGGATCGAATGGGCTACGATCCCGCGAGCGACAACGGCGCCGAGCAATGGCGCGACGTGTACTGGTCGCTCGGCCAGAATCTCGTCGACATGATCAACAAGGCCGAAGCGGAGCAGCGTTGGGATCTCGCCGGCGCCGGCTACTTCATGAAGGCGTGGGGCTGGCTCGTGCTCACCGACATGCACGGCGAGATCATCGTGAAGGAAGCGATCGATCCGACGCGCTCCGCCTTCGACTATGACACGCAGGAGTACGCGTACTCGGAAGTTCTCCGCCTGCTCGGCGTCGCGATCAAGGATCTGCAGCGCACCGATGGCGCGGTCGATCAGGCCTACTTCGCCAAGACGGATCACCTGTACAACGGCGATCGGACGAAGTGGCTGAAGATGGCGTACGGGCTGCAGGGCATCGCGCTCAACCACTTCTCGAACAAGGGCACGTACAAGCCTGCCGATGTCATCGCCTCGATCAACAGCTCGTTCGCGAGCAACGCCGACGACGCGCTGTACCCGTATCCGGCGGTGGATCCGGGCGGTAACGACTACAACTTCTGGGGGCCGCGGCGCGGCAACATCAACAGTTATCGGCAGACGCAGTTCGTGGTGAACCTGATGAACGGAACGGATTTCGGCGCACTCGATCCGCGCATGAGCCGAATGCTTGCGCCGTCGCCGGACGGTCAGTTCCGCGGCGTCGACCCAACGGTGCCCGGATACGGCGCGCTGACGACGACGCAGCAGCCGAACAACTTCTTCGGGCTGCCAGGATCGGCCGGCGCCGCCGGCCAAAACAGCCGCTACATCTTCGACGATAGGTCGAAATTTCCCTTCATGACGTACTCGCAGCTGCAGTTCGTCAAAGCTGAAGCGGCGTATCGATCAGGCGACAAGGCGACGGCGCTGGCCGCGTACACGCAGGCCGTCTCATCGCACATCGACTTCGTGAATTCGCGCAACTCGGAGATCAACTCCGCCACGGCGTCCCCGATCGGCGCCGCCGAGAAGGCGGCATTCCTCGCGGATCCGCGCATCATTCCGAGCGCGGCGCAGCTCACGCTCACGCAGATCATGTCCCAGAAGTACATCGCGCAATGGGCCTGGGGACACAACGAGCTGTGGATGGACATGCGGCGATACCACTACACGGACGTCGATCCGGCGAGCAACACGCAGGTGTATCCGGGCTTCGCGCCCCCGACCTCGACGCTGCTCTATGTGGACAACGGCGGTAAGATCGCGCAGCGTATTCGGCCGCGGTACAACTCGGAATACGTATGGAACATCCCGGCCCTGAGCGCGATCGGCGGGCTTGCCCTCGATTACCACACGAAGCCCGTGTGGATCACTCAACCGTAA
- a CDS encoding Type 1 glutamine amidotransferase-like domain-containing protein, whose protein sequence is MPPSPKGHVIAMGGGGFSMEPGNTLLDDYVLAQARRSKPRICFLGSASGDAASYVEKFYVAFSQQACEPTHLPMFVTPPPDIARIVPRQDVFYVGGGSTRNLLLIWREWGLHRQLAREWRRGKVFAGVSAGSLCWFESGVSDSFGPRLAPVHALGWIRGSHCPHYDGEAERRPAYHALVRRGALPAGYAADDGAALHFVGRKLRRIVSSRPNAKAYRVTRVGQAVTEKPLSTDFLGGRGTR, encoded by the coding sequence ATGCCACCCTCTCCGAAAGGCCACGTGATCGCCATGGGCGGCGGCGGGTTCTCCATGGAACCCGGCAACACGCTGCTCGACGACTACGTGCTCGCGCAGGCGCGGCGCTCCAAGCCGCGGATCTGCTTCCTCGGCTCGGCCAGCGGCGACGCGGCCTCGTACGTCGAAAAGTTCTACGTCGCCTTCAGCCAACAGGCGTGCGAGCCGACGCACCTGCCCATGTTCGTGACTCCGCCGCCCGACATCGCCCGGATCGTCCCCCGGCAGGACGTCTTCTACGTGGGAGGCGGGAGCACCCGGAATCTCCTCCTCATTTGGCGCGAATGGGGACTCCATCGGCAGCTCGCCCGCGAATGGCGGCGCGGAAAGGTATTCGCCGGCGTCAGCGCCGGCTCACTCTGCTGGTTCGAATCGGGCGTGAGCGATTCGTTCGGTCCGCGGCTGGCGCCGGTGCATGCGCTCGGCTGGATCCGCGGCAGCCACTGTCCCCACTACGACGGAGAGGCGGAGCGACGTCCGGCGTACCACGCCCTCGTCCGTCGTGGCGCGCTGCCGGCCGGCTACGCCGCCGACGACGGTGCGGCGCTGCATTTCGTCGGACGGAAGCTGCGCCGCATCGTCAGCTCACGGCCGAACGCGAAGGCCTACCGCGTGACGCGCGTCGGCCAGGCCGTAACCGAGAAGCCGCTTTCGACTGATTTCCTCGGCGGTCGGGGAACGCGCTGA